Proteins from a single region of Sphaerochaeta globosa str. Buddy:
- a CDS encoding ABC transporter permease translates to MKPIKQREKQSNAFLVAASATVLGLLAGAILMASIGSNPFSGFWYLFRGGLMNIERIGNTLATATTLMLVGLSVTFAFKTGLFNIGASGQMLIGGLCATLVAHKVFLPRPLFLIVLIGAALLGGALWGVIPGFLKAKFNVHEVVAAIMMNWIAYWSIYYFIPAFLKGPSLETESASIAVSQSMRSPWLTKLFNGSYMNLAFFVAIAAVIIVKFILDKTTLGFGLKAVGSNRFCAEYAGIKVNRNVVISMMIAGGLAGLAGLSFYTGYSRNMQIGVMPAQGFDGIAVSLLGASTPLGVLLSSLFFGILQSGKGFMNAMTSVPPEIADTIIAVIIYFTATSVLFKRFWDAVLKRQGNKAKRKAALSEPAVKKEGQ, encoded by the coding sequence ATGAAACCAATAAAACAGCGTGAGAAGCAAAGTAATGCCTTCCTCGTCGCCGCGAGTGCAACAGTCCTGGGGCTGCTCGCCGGTGCGATTCTGATGGCCTCGATCGGTAGCAACCCGTTTTCCGGATTCTGGTATTTGTTCCGAGGCGGCCTGATGAATATCGAGCGCATCGGCAATACGCTTGCAACGGCGACCACCCTGATGTTGGTAGGCCTTTCTGTGACATTCGCTTTTAAGACCGGTCTGTTCAATATCGGGGCTTCCGGGCAAATGCTCATCGGAGGTTTGTGTGCAACCTTGGTGGCTCACAAGGTCTTCCTTCCCCGTCCTCTTTTCTTGATTGTGCTCATCGGCGCAGCCCTTTTGGGTGGTGCTCTTTGGGGAGTGATTCCTGGATTCCTCAAGGCAAAGTTCAACGTACATGAGGTGGTTGCGGCCATTATGATGAACTGGATAGCCTACTGGTCGATCTACTATTTCATCCCCGCCTTTCTGAAAGGACCATCGCTGGAGACTGAGAGTGCCAGTATTGCCGTAAGTCAATCCATGCGCTCGCCTTGGTTGACCAAGCTGTTCAATGGTTCCTATATGAATTTGGCCTTTTTTGTCGCTATTGCAGCTGTGATTATTGTCAAGTTTATTTTGGATAAGACTACCTTGGGCTTTGGTTTGAAGGCGGTGGGATCGAACAGGTTCTGTGCCGAATATGCAGGGATTAAGGTGAACCGCAACGTGGTCATTTCCATGATGATCGCCGGTGGTCTTGCCGGCCTTGCAGGCCTTTCCTTTTATACCGGATACTCACGAAACATGCAGATCGGTGTCATGCCGGCACAAGGTTTCGATGGTATTGCCGTTTCCTTGTTGGGAGCCAGCACCCCCCTTGGTGTTTTGCTCAGTTCGTTGTTTTTCGGTATTTTACAGTCGGGCAAGGGATTCATGAATGCCATGACCAGCGTACCGCCTGAAATTGCCGATACCATTATTGCGGTAATTATCTATTTCACTGCAACGAGCGTGCTGTTCAAGCGGTTCTGGGATGCAGTGCTGAAGAGGCAAGGGAATAAGGCG
- a CDS encoding ABC transporter ATP-binding protein yields MSHVIEMLNIRKEFPGIVANDDITLQVEQGEIHAILGENGAGKSTLMSILFGLYHADKGKIIVRGKEVHIHSPNDANDLGIGMVHQHFQLVHNFTVTENIILGKEGKFFLDRRGASKKIKALSEKYGLNIDPDMVIEDITVGMQQRVEILKMLYRDAEILIFDEPTAVLTPQEIEDLMQIMRNLVAEGKSVILITHKLNEIKAVADRCTIIRRGQLIGLVDVKSTSASKMASMMVGRPVNFKVDKKPAQVGRVILDLHDLKVLNNKKLVGVKDFSLSVKAGEIVGIAGVDGNGQTELIEAITGLRSIEAGTITLDGNDITNADVRKRNEIGIGHIPEDRQKRGLVMAAPLSSNVAIKEYYHSPFSKNGLLDAEYLHEYAQKVIDQFDVRSGEGIYSLAGKLSGGNQQKLIVGREVVADPELLIAVQPTRGLDVGAIEYIHSQLVAHRDKGHAVLLVSFELDEIFNLSDRIAVMNSGELIDVVKTTETNEEEVGLMMAGVKRKEGAQ; encoded by the coding sequence ATGAGTCATGTCATTGAAATGTTGAACATTCGCAAGGAATTTCCCGGTATCGTCGCCAACGATGATATTACCTTGCAAGTAGAGCAGGGGGAGATACACGCCATTTTAGGCGAGAACGGGGCAGGTAAGTCCACCCTCATGAGTATTCTCTTTGGCCTCTATCATGCCGATAAGGGAAAAATCATTGTGCGAGGGAAGGAAGTACATATCCATAGTCCCAACGATGCCAACGACCTTGGAATCGGCATGGTGCATCAGCACTTCCAGCTTGTGCACAACTTTACTGTTACGGAAAATATCATTCTTGGAAAGGAAGGCAAATTCTTCCTCGACCGTAGAGGTGCTTCCAAGAAGATCAAGGCCCTCTCTGAGAAGTACGGGCTGAATATCGATCCTGATATGGTCATAGAAGACATCACCGTTGGAATGCAACAGCGGGTTGAAATCCTGAAAATGCTCTATCGTGATGCAGAAATTCTTATTTTTGACGAACCTACGGCAGTGCTGACCCCCCAGGAGATCGAAGATCTGATGCAGATCATGCGCAACCTGGTAGCCGAAGGCAAGTCGGTCATTCTCATCACCCATAAGCTCAATGAGATTAAGGCTGTGGCTGACCGTTGCACGATCATCCGCCGTGGGCAGTTGATTGGTTTGGTTGATGTCAAATCGACAAGTGCCTCCAAAATGGCTTCGATGATGGTCGGCCGACCGGTAAATTTCAAGGTCGACAAGAAGCCGGCCCAAGTCGGCAGAGTCATTTTGGACCTGCATGACCTCAAGGTTTTGAATAATAAGAAACTGGTTGGCGTAAAGGACTTCTCGCTCTCTGTGAAAGCCGGTGAGATAGTCGGCATAGCCGGTGTGGACGGCAACGGCCAGACCGAATTGATAGAAGCCATCACCGGACTGAGGTCTATTGAGGCTGGCACCATCACTCTGGACGGCAACGATATTACCAATGCCGATGTCAGAAAGCGCAACGAGATCGGTATCGGTCATATTCCGGAGGATCGACAAAAGCGTGGCTTGGTCATGGCGGCTCCTCTCTCTAGTAATGTTGCCATCAAGGAGTACTATCACAGCCCGTTCAGCAAGAATGGACTGCTCGATGCAGAGTACTTGCATGAATATGCCCAGAAGGTTATCGATCAGTTTGACGTACGCAGTGGTGAAGGCATTTACTCTCTTGCCGGGAAACTCTCCGGAGGCAATCAACAGAAATTGATCGTCGGACGCGAGGTAGTGGCCGATCCCGAACTTCTGATTGCCGTCCAGCCCACCCGCGGGTTGGATGTCGGTGCCATTGAATATATTCACTCGCAGCTTGTGGCACACCGGGACAAGGGACACGCTGTCTTGCTTGTGTCCTTTGAACTGGACGAGATTTTCAATCTCTCCGACCGGATTGCCGTCATGAACAGCGGGGAGTTGATTGATGTAGTGAAGACTACTGAGACCAATGAGGAGGAAGTCGGTCTCATGATGGCGGGTGTGAAGCGTAAGGAAGGTGCCCAATGA
- a CDS encoding PadR family transcriptional regulator, producing the protein MDAHIRKVYVPMTETGFYILLCLQQEMHGYSIVQKVKELTNAEILLSPGTMYGSLSKMEKDGLIRFVREEEKRKIYQITSLGLEVLNKEQERIARLYRTMKEVL; encoded by the coding sequence ATGGATGCTCATATCCGCAAAGTCTATGTCCCCATGACCGAAACCGGCTTCTATATTCTTTTGTGCCTGCAGCAAGAAATGCACGGCTACAGCATTGTACAAAAGGTGAAGGAGTTGACGAATGCAGAAATTCTGCTCAGTCCGGGGACCATGTATGGAAGTCTTTCCAAAATGGAAAAAGATGGATTAATCCGCTTTGTACGAGAAGAGGAAAAGAGAAAAATCTATCAGATTACCAGTCTTGGACTCGAAGTGCTCAACAAGGAACAAGAGCGTATTGCGCGTCTGTATCGGACGATGAAGGAGGTTTTGTGA
- a CDS encoding carbohydrate ABC transporter permease → MMKKPNRVTSVTVRPTAADHSFNFVVDVFLVLLLIIIAVPLWSTITLSFRPNDYIGNNLEGMFLAPWNWSTSAYKALLGNAGFILAFGNSIKILIGGVITALLLTIPLAYVLSIHSLPGRRYLNLLIIIPYVFNVGMIPSYLLVTNLGLIDKLAAVFLPGAISTYNCLIMRSFFEGIPNELKESSRIDGASEIQVLLLIILPLSKAIIMTIGLFYGVSFWNDFFHAMLYLNNNSLQPLPILLRNILMASGMNEYVEVNAFGDAPVAAIKAASVFMSAIPMIMAYPFIQKYFTKGTLLGSVKG, encoded by the coding sequence ATGATGAAAAAACCCAACCGAGTCACCTCGGTCACCGTAAGACCCACAGCAGCCGACCACAGTTTCAACTTTGTTGTCGATGTCTTTCTTGTTCTCTTGCTGATTATCATTGCTGTTCCGCTGTGGAGCACGATAACCCTCTCCTTCAGGCCAAACGATTATATCGGCAACAATTTGGAGGGTATGTTCCTCGCTCCTTGGAATTGGTCAACCTCGGCATATAAGGCATTGCTTGGGAATGCCGGCTTTATTTTGGCATTCGGCAACAGTATCAAGATTCTCATCGGTGGTGTGATTACCGCCCTGCTGTTGACCATTCCTTTAGCGTATGTGCTTTCGATTCACAGCCTGCCCGGCAGACGATATTTGAACCTGTTGATCATTATTCCTTATGTATTCAATGTTGGGATGATTCCTTCCTACCTCTTGGTTACCAACCTTGGCCTGATCGACAAGCTTGCCGCCGTCTTTCTTCCTGGGGCTATAAGCACCTACAACTGCCTGATCATGCGATCCTTCTTTGAGGGGATCCCCAATGAGTTGAAAGAATCGTCACGCATCGATGGAGCCTCGGAGATACAGGTATTACTTTTGATCATCCTGCCTTTGAGCAAGGCGATCATTATGACTATCGGACTGTTCTACGGGGTATCGTTCTGGAACGACTTCTTCCATGCAATGCTCTACCTCAACAACAACAGCCTGCAACCGCTGCCGATTCTGCTGCGCAACATCCTGATGGCCAGCGGCATGAACGAATACGTAGAGGTGAACGCTTTCGGTGATGCCCCGGTTGCTGCAATAAAGGCCGCTTCGGTCTTTATGAGCGCAATCCCGATGATCATGGCGTATCCGTTCATCCAGAAGTATTTCACCAAGGGAACCTTGCTGGGAAGCGTTAAGGGCTGA
- a CDS encoding extracellular solute-binding protein gives MKKQCIVCIALIALLSLVSLPLFSQATAEAAKSAGPVTVELWYGAAITEAGPPPADWVGFQIIKDKLNIDLKLTALPSNESDQDVKVQAAAAANNLPDLFMVRRDVLTRLVPQGLIASVDDIYAKMPIRTKNHYDDVSRSHARFNGKTYGLSDPGSIIKNEGLLVRKDWLDNLGLAVPTTTDELLEVMRAFTFKDPDGNGKNDTYGYGAFQELNNYEAWPGRRLEPIFGAFGVDGTWNMSASTAGLNLLKPEFYDAMSYLKQMVDEGIIDPNWLAYKKDDFRAAWKQGRFGLMREQNAAFAAQSNYAPFDKNFPDGQWIVIDAPKGPKGEASIGPYTANFRIYAISAKAEKEGKKEKIAELLEWMASDEGYYLLGWGVEGVNYTKDANGIPVAANLPDANLAFSAPGGQTVTQLRNMVFYNGDIELYARYPKYTTATSKKQMSALDVMREMQTKEWTAAIGSDTLPIPNADLKRFYEQGLSEFITGKRVLNKDNWNKWLDEFKKLGGQDWNDKGVAFAKENNLLN, from the coding sequence ATGAAGAAACAGTGTATCGTATGCATCGCCCTCATCGCGTTGCTATCTCTCGTCTCTCTCCCGCTTTTCAGTCAAGCAACTGCCGAAGCTGCAAAGAGCGCTGGTCCTGTGACCGTTGAATTGTGGTATGGTGCGGCAATCACCGAAGCCGGTCCGCCACCGGCTGACTGGGTTGGTTTCCAGATTATCAAGGACAAGTTGAACATCGATCTTAAGCTGACCGCGCTTCCTTCCAATGAGAGCGACCAGGACGTGAAGGTGCAGGCTGCAGCCGCTGCCAACAATCTTCCCGACCTGTTCATGGTCCGCCGCGATGTGCTTACCCGTCTGGTTCCCCAGGGCTTGATTGCATCGGTCGATGACATCTATGCAAAAATGCCGATTCGCACCAAGAATCACTACGACGATGTAAGCCGCAGCCATGCCCGTTTCAATGGCAAGACCTATGGTCTGTCCGATCCGGGTTCGATAATCAAGAACGAAGGCCTTTTGGTCCGCAAAGACTGGTTGGACAACCTTGGTCTTGCTGTTCCCACCACCACCGATGAACTGTTGGAAGTCATGCGTGCCTTCACATTCAAGGATCCGGATGGAAATGGGAAGAACGATACCTATGGCTATGGAGCTTTCCAGGAACTCAACAACTACGAAGCTTGGCCCGGGCGCCGTCTTGAGCCGATCTTTGGTGCATTTGGTGTAGATGGGACGTGGAACATGTCTGCCTCCACCGCTGGTCTGAACCTCCTCAAGCCCGAGTTCTATGATGCTATGTCCTATCTGAAGCAGATGGTTGACGAAGGCATTATCGATCCCAACTGGCTTGCCTATAAGAAGGACGATTTCCGTGCTGCTTGGAAGCAGGGTCGCTTCGGCCTCATGCGCGAGCAGAATGCTGCTTTTGCCGCTCAGTCCAACTATGCCCCGTTTGACAAGAACTTCCCCGACGGCCAGTGGATCGTCATCGATGCTCCGAAGGGACCCAAGGGCGAGGCTTCAATCGGACCCTACACTGCCAACTTCCGCATCTATGCTATTAGTGCCAAGGCTGAGAAAGAAGGCAAGAAAGAGAAAATTGCAGAACTTTTGGAGTGGATGGCTTCTGATGAAGGCTACTATCTGCTCGGTTGGGGCGTCGAGGGCGTGAACTATACCAAGGATGCCAATGGCATTCCTGTAGCAGCCAACCTTCCTGATGCAAACCTTGCTTTCAGCGCTCCTGGTGGTCAGACGGTCACTCAGCTGCGCAACATGGTGTTCTACAACGGTGACATCGAGCTGTATGCCCGCTATCCGAAGTACACCACTGCGACCAGCAAGAAGCAGATGTCAGCCCTTGATGTCATGCGCGAGATGCAGACCAAGGAATGGACAGCCGCCATTGGTTCGGATACCCTTCCGATCCCCAATGCAGACCTCAAGCGCTTCTACGAGCAGGGTCTGAGTGAATTCATCACCGGTAAGCGTGTCCTGAATAAGGACAACTGGAACAAGTGGCTTGACGAGTTCAAGAAGCTTGGTGGACAGGACTGGAATGACAAGGGCGTTGCCTTTGCCAAGGAAAACAACCTGCTCAACTAG
- a CDS encoding DUF2812 domain-containing protein — MSQHKREFKIFSIVEYEQEQEYLRSQHKKGWKLVHLTFPGIYRFEACEPEDVVYQLDYHKEGLGSQDSYVQIFKDCGWEYLFDFLGYSYVRKPVTHMQGEEEIFCDEASRMDFIGRVFKGRMVPLLGMFFLVIIPQTILQASFLKSEPHRTLFYIYVVLFALYLYIFIRFSLQYRKLKQRLN; from the coding sequence ATGTCACAGCATAAACGGGAATTTAAGATATTTTCCATTGTTGAGTATGAGCAGGAACAGGAGTACTTGCGCTCCCAACACAAGAAAGGTTGGAAACTGGTCCATCTGACCTTTCCCGGTATCTACCGTTTTGAGGCCTGCGAGCCTGAGGACGTGGTCTATCAGTTGGATTATCATAAAGAAGGGTTGGGCTCACAGGATTCTTATGTCCAGATATTCAAGGATTGCGGATGGGAATACCTGTTCGACTTCTTGGGCTACAGCTATGTAAGAAAACCTGTCACCCACATGCAAGGCGAAGAGGAAATTTTCTGTGATGAGGCTTCACGCATGGATTTCATCGGCCGTGTCTTCAAGGGCCGCATGGTTCCTCTTTTGGGCATGTTCTTCCTGGTCATCATCCCTCAGACCATCCTGCAGGCCAGCTTCCTGAAATCCGAGCCACACAGAACGTTGTTTTATATATATGTAGTTCTATTTGCACTCTACCTGTATATCTTTATTCGCTTCTCATTGCAGTACCGCAAGCTCAAGCAACGGCTCAATTGA
- a CDS encoding glycoside hydrolase family 88/105 protein, which yields MMDWGEHLSLAMAESVVARYKPSQMRWHYEHGLAIHSCLLVGKAYGKKEFFDWAYSMYDPIIASDGQIATYRMGEYNLDQINAGRNLFALYEQTKEKRFLLAAKLLKQQLSAQPRTLGGVFWHKEIYPWQIWLDGVYMQGPFNAQYCKVSGDTAGFDDIVDQVLKVYQALHDEKTGLLYHAYDESRGQRWSNLETGLSPHFWGRAIGWYCMAILDSLDFIPVTHPKRGELVRILLSVLDSLLTFQDESGMWYQVVDKGGQDGNYLETSCTGMFAYSLLKALRTGLSSKDLYRKQALKALEGIKSTYLRSDEKGQLHLGGICSVAGLGGNPYRDGSFHYYICEPVVEDDFKGVGPFILACLEAEQSR from the coding sequence ATGATGGACTGGGGTGAACACCTATCACTGGCTATGGCCGAAAGTGTGGTTGCACGATACAAGCCTTCACAGATGCGCTGGCATTATGAACATGGCTTGGCAATACACAGCTGTCTGCTGGTGGGAAAAGCGTACGGGAAGAAAGAATTCTTTGATTGGGCATATTCGATGTATGACCCCATAATCGCCAGTGACGGCCAGATCGCCACCTATCGGATGGGTGAGTACAATCTTGACCAGATCAATGCGGGAAGGAATCTGTTTGCCCTGTATGAACAAACCAAGGAAAAGCGGTTCTTGCTTGCAGCAAAGTTACTCAAGCAACAGCTGAGCGCCCAGCCCAGAACCTTGGGTGGAGTATTCTGGCACAAGGAAATCTATCCTTGGCAGATTTGGTTGGATGGTGTCTATATGCAAGGGCCCTTCAACGCCCAGTACTGCAAAGTCAGCGGTGACACTGCGGGCTTTGACGATATCGTTGACCAGGTGCTGAAGGTATATCAGGCACTGCATGACGAGAAGACAGGTCTTTTGTATCATGCCTATGATGAGTCGCGAGGGCAGCGGTGGTCGAATCTTGAGACCGGGCTGTCTCCCCACTTCTGGGGACGGGCCATCGGTTGGTATTGCATGGCAATCTTGGATAGTTTGGATTTCATCCCTGTCACCCATCCAAAGCGGGGCGAACTGGTAAGAATTCTTCTGTCCGTGCTCGATTCCTTGCTCACTTTCCAGGACGAGAGTGGTATGTGGTATCAAGTGGTGGACAAGGGGGGACAGGACGGCAACTATCTGGAGACCTCTTGTACCGGTATGTTTGCCTACAGCCTGCTTAAAGCGCTGCGTACCGGGCTTAGCTCCAAGGACCTTTATCGCAAACAGGCCCTAAAGGCTTTGGAGGGAATAAAGTCCACGTATTTGCGAAGTGATGAAAAAGGTCAGTTGCACCTCGGTGGTATTTGCAGTGTGGCAGGCTTGGGAGGCAATCCTTATCGTGATGGCTCATTCCACTACTATATATGTGAGCCGGTGGTGGAGGATGACTTCAAGGGGGTTGGGCCTTTCATTCTAGCCTGCCTGGAAGCAGAACAGAGTCGATAG
- a CDS encoding BMP family lipoprotein encodes MKKLTVVLCIFLLLGTVAFAQGSNEGAAKKSNLRVGMVTDAGTIDDKSFNQGTWEGILRASKDYGLDVKYLKPAGTTEADYLKEIGNLVDAGYNFVVCPGFKFETALFEAQDKYPNVKFVILDGEPHNADYSVFRIEKNVVAVYWAEHESGFLAGFAAALQVKEGDFGFVGGMEIPAVQKFNWGFQQGVKYANATFGTKIVMKQENNLYQGSFDNVSAGQQIAASMYDRGVDVIFAAAGGVGVGVINEAKNRASSGKNVWVIGVDVDQYPEGLMPSGKSIILTSAMKYLDRASYDMIEAELNGTYPAGQVLHLDATNDGVGIPVQNPNLTKNVTDEVAKVYAKLKSGEIKVAAVGDGLFK; translated from the coding sequence ATGAAGAAACTGACTGTTGTGCTTTGTATCTTCCTGTTGCTCGGAACCGTGGCATTTGCCCAAGGTTCAAATGAGGGCGCAGCCAAAAAGAGCAATCTTCGCGTCGGAATGGTTACCGATGCTGGTACGATTGACGACAAATCCTTTAACCAGGGCACCTGGGAAGGCATCCTGAGGGCGAGCAAAGACTACGGTCTTGATGTCAAATATCTCAAACCCGCCGGAACTACTGAAGCTGACTATCTCAAGGAAATCGGCAACCTCGTAGACGCTGGTTACAATTTTGTAGTCTGCCCCGGATTCAAGTTTGAGACCGCGTTGTTTGAAGCCCAGGACAAATACCCCAATGTAAAGTTCGTCATTCTTGATGGCGAGCCGCACAATGCCGACTACTCGGTCTTCCGCATTGAGAAGAACGTTGTTGCCGTCTATTGGGCAGAACATGAATCCGGCTTCCTCGCTGGCTTTGCAGCAGCCCTGCAGGTCAAGGAAGGCGATTTCGGTTTTGTCGGTGGTATGGAAATTCCCGCTGTCCAGAAGTTCAACTGGGGCTTCCAGCAGGGCGTCAAGTATGCCAATGCAACCTTCGGTACCAAGATTGTCATGAAGCAGGAAAACAACCTGTATCAGGGCAGTTTTGACAACGTAAGTGCAGGCCAGCAGATTGCAGCTTCCATGTACGACCGCGGTGTTGACGTAATCTTTGCAGCAGCTGGTGGCGTCGGTGTCGGCGTTATCAACGAGGCAAAGAACCGTGCTTCCAGCGGCAAGAATGTCTGGGTCATCGGTGTTGACGTAGACCAGTACCCTGAAGGCCTCATGCCCAGCGGAAAGTCCATCATTCTCACCAGTGCGATGAAGTACCTCGACCGTGCTTCCTATGACATGATTGAAGCCGAGCTGAATGGAACCTATCCTGCTGGACAGGTGCTCCATCTCGATGCCACCAACGACGGCGTTGGTATTCCTGTACAGAATCCGAACCTCACCAAGAACGTGACCGATGAAGTTGCAAAGGTTTACGCAAAGTTGAAGAGCGGAGAGATCAAGGTTGCTGCTGTCGGCGACGGACTGTTCAAGTAA
- a CDS encoding ABC transporter permease gives MAERSKFNQLMRDIKRHRSVYILLAVPFVYYILFKYVPIFNGQIAFKDYMALDGVLGSRWIGLEHFKTFVNSYYFVELLRNTLMYSFGKLVFSLPLAIILAISIYESNHPRLSKLVQTLAYLPHFLSWVIMYGILLALLAPGDGIMNDIIKLFGGKPIDFLTNTNAFPWIVILSDAWKEMGWSAIIFIAALMGIDPSLFEAALVEGANSWQRVRYITLPSIRPVIVIVVLLRLGTILDAGFNQIFMLYSTPVLSVADIIDTWVYRQGLLEFQFGLATAVGLFKGVIGMFLILGSNRLVKRFGGNSLY, from the coding sequence ATGGCAGAAAGAAGCAAATTCAATCAATTGATGCGGGACATCAAGCGGCATAGATCAGTCTATATCCTGCTTGCAGTCCCCTTTGTGTACTACATACTTTTTAAGTACGTACCCATTTTTAACGGACAAATTGCCTTCAAGGATTACATGGCCCTTGACGGGGTATTGGGAAGCCGGTGGATAGGGTTGGAACACTTCAAGACCTTTGTAAACTCCTACTACTTCGTTGAACTGCTGCGCAATACCCTGATGTATAGCTTTGGCAAGCTGGTTTTCAGTCTTCCGCTTGCCATCATCCTGGCCATCTCCATCTATGAGAGCAATCATCCCAGGCTGAGCAAGCTGGTACAGACCTTGGCCTACCTTCCGCACTTTCTCTCCTGGGTAATCATGTATGGTATCCTTCTGGCCCTGCTGGCTCCCGGTGATGGAATCATGAATGACATCATCAAGCTTTTCGGCGGCAAGCCCATCGATTTTTTGACGAATACCAATGCCTTCCCTTGGATTGTCATCCTCAGTGATGCCTGGAAGGAGATGGGTTGGAGTGCCATTATTTTCATTGCCGCCCTGATGGGCATCGACCCGTCGCTGTTCGAGGCTGCCCTGGTCGAGGGTGCGAACTCATGGCAACGGGTGCGGTACATCACCCTCCCTTCCATCAGGCCGGTCATCGTCATTGTTGTCCTGCTCAGGCTGGGAACTATTTTGGATGCAGGCTTCAACCAAATCTTTATGCTCTATTCGACACCGGTTCTCTCGGTTGCCGACATCATTGATACGTGGGTGTACCGCCAAGGTCTGCTGGAATTCCAGTTCGGACTCGCAACGGCTGTCGGTTTGTTCAAGGGGGTCATCGGCATGTTCCTGATCCTTGGATCCAATCGTTTAGTCAAACGCTTCGGCGGAAATTCACTCTACTAG